Proteins encoded within one genomic window of Oncorhynchus keta strain PuntledgeMale-10-30-2019 chromosome 12, Oket_V2, whole genome shotgun sequence:
- the stbd1 gene encoding uncharacterized protein stbd1 yields the protein MTIKKSKTVAFENRAGDLTALYCMSDWMIAVVLAIIAMMSVWAALIIYRSIQTLKGPRRKVEDETEKDGKETTTEEAPLSCVESTEETEVIPEALESWDGEGWKREPMVRIPTIVEDVEPVEGIPTNEDLQTLRLRRTTKKSDGPYAEFHLCSPPEEHRGLCHHEGLCQVCGGSCQDDTRPRTDNTLDEEEQATSHHSLSDINSQSGQTKATDLYNPEEEGLKEVELRNDCQRTEESVASHPLTFANNPQEAPQVNETLSDMLTDSGLQEPDQLSVTEIQEGKCPGAVMTTSHVADYEKSRTMEDDMEAMVEDLYSHFPQVDDRSAGFEYCDVANAWVAKRDHLNDRENARQPAQSWNATGIDPTERMTSNPQELFDQQPDSLCTDPNRDGVLRDNAMEGLSREPTEAPDTHVISERKGEGVDKSMDTRVESSCQEVEINIMEATMDYNEWMTVSVTDAEGNADTPWVRISHSSDCSAEAEHHPTETQHNADDSTITETPTSEVKEAETTPVSLDGDLQENKMAAVLPNEPHAVQVRFCIHYHTLSPRQELAVTGNQPELGSWKDFVPLERGQDGFWASWVALPAEKLVEWKFVLVENGEIQRWEESENRHLETGHGGGVVNLNRWWGIL from the exons ATGACTATCAAGAAAAGTAAAACCGTCGCGTTTGAAAACCGTGCTGGGGATTTAACTGCGTTGTATTGTATGAGTGATTGGATGATTGCAGTGGTTCTCGCTATTATTGCCATGATGTCTGTATGGGCTGCACTGATCATATACAGATCTATACAGACACTGAAAGGTCCGAGAAGAAAGGTTGAAGATGAAACTGAAAAGGACGGAAAGGAGACTACAACCGAAGAAGCACCCCTCTCTTGTGTCGAGTCAACAG AGGAGACCGAGGTGATTCCAGAGGCACTGGAGAGCTGGGATGGcgagggatggaagagggagcCTATGGTACGGATTCCAACAATCGTTGAGGATGTAGAACCTGTTGAGGGTATCCCAACCAATGAAGATCTACAAACCCTTAGACTGAGAAGAACGACCAAGAAGAGCGACGGTCCTTATGCTGAGTTTCACCTCTGCTCTCCACCTGAAGAGCACAGAGGCTTATGTCATCATGAAGGCCTATGTCAGGTCTGCGGAGGCTCGTGTCAGGATGATACACGGCCTCGGACTGACAATACCCTGGATGAGGAGGAACAGGCTACCAGTCACCATTCCCTCAGTGACATAAACAGTCAATCTGGACAGACGAAGGCTACAGACTTGTATAACCCGGAAGAGGAGGGTTTGAAGGAAGTTGAACTGAGGAATGATTGTCAGCGCACCGAGGAGTCTGTGGCTAGCCATCCACTTACCTTTGCCAACAACCCTCAGGAAGCTCCACAAGTCAATGAAACTCTCTCTGACATGTTGACTGACTCTGGTCTACAAGAACCTGACCAACTGTCTGTTACGGAGATCCAGGAAGGAAAATGCCCAGGCGCTGTCATGACGACCAGCCATGTGGCGGACTATGAGAAGTCTAGAACCATGGAGGATGACATGGAAGCGATGGTTGAGGATCTCTACAGTCACTTCCCGCAAGTGGATGATCGTTCAGCAGGTTTCGAATATTGTGACGTGGCAAATGCATGGGTGGCGAAAAGAGACCATCTCAATGACCGTGAAAACGCTCGACAACCGGCTCAAAGCTGGAATGCAACAGGGATTGACCCTACAGAGAGGATGACGAGCAACCCCCAGGAACTGTTTGACCAACAGCCAGACAGTCTCTGCACTGATCCCAACAGAGACGGTGTTCTTCGTGACAACGCGATGGAAGGGTTAAGCAGGGAGCCGACGGAAGCTCCAGACACCCATGTGATTTCTGAGCGGAAGGGAGAGGGGGTTGATAAGAGCATGGACACACGGGTAGAGAGCAGTTGTCAGGAAGTTGAAATAAACATCATGGAAGCCACTATGGACTACAATGAATGGATGACTGTAAGTGTCACAGATGCAGAGGGTAACGCCGACACTCCCTGGGTGAGGATAAGCCACTCGTCTGACTGCTCTGCCGAGGCGGAGCATCATCCCACAGAAACGCAGCACAATGCAGACGATTCAACAATCACTGAAACGCCCACATCAGAGGTCAAAGAAGCTGAAACCACACCTGTATCTCTAGATGGAGACCTGCAGGAGAATAAAATGGCAGCTGTGCTTCCTAACGAACCCCATGCAGTACAGGTGAGGTTCTGTATCCACTATCACACCCTGTCTCCCCGGCAGGAACTGGCTGTGACTGGGAACCAACCCGAGCTGGGGAGCTGGAAGGACTTTGTTCCGCTGGAGAGGGGCCAGGATGGGTTCTGGGCCAGCTGGGTCGCCCTCCCTGCGGAGAAACTGGTGGAGTGGAAGTTCGTTCTGGTGGAGAATGGAGAAATCCAACGCTGGGAGGAGAGTGAGAATAGACACCTGGAAACGGGTCATGGCGGTGGCGTGGTGAACCTCAACAGGTGGTGGGGCATCCTCTGA